A stretch of the Mesorhizobium huakuii genome encodes the following:
- a CDS encoding allantoinase PuuE, whose product MTQSAASQPPQPRDFVGYGPHPPFVTWPGGVKLAINLVLNYEEGSEYSWLEDGRNDNWGEYNLASSPPVRDLGTETHFEYGSRAGVWRLARLFDRYDIPITISACAVALERNPPFIEWMKTRRHDLLGHGLRWIDYTTMERSEEERHLHEAIALYEKLLGRRPLGWNCRSLPSVNTRDLLVEEGGFLYHSDPCNDDLPYFLDHRGTEILVVPYSKTLNDSRYLVAPGYSNPRDFAEDCRSAIDYMLDEADGTGGRMLTIGIHARWMGQPNRASGLREVIEHVKQNPAAAFMRREDIARFWLDNHAGFERRG is encoded by the coding sequence ATGACGCAGAGCGCTGCCTCGCAACCGCCCCAGCCGCGCGACTTCGTCGGCTATGGTCCGCATCCACCCTTCGTCACTTGGCCCGGCGGCGTCAAGCTCGCCATCAACCTCGTGCTCAACTACGAGGAGGGTTCGGAATATTCCTGGCTGGAAGACGGCCGCAACGACAATTGGGGCGAATACAATCTTGCCTCCAGTCCGCCGGTGCGCGACCTCGGCACCGAAACGCATTTCGAATATGGCAGCCGTGCCGGTGTCTGGCGGTTGGCACGGCTGTTCGACCGCTACGACATCCCGATCACCATCTCCGCTTGCGCGGTGGCGCTGGAGCGCAACCCGCCCTTCATCGAATGGATGAAGACGCGACGGCACGATCTGCTCGGCCACGGCCTGCGCTGGATCGACTACACGACCATGGAGCGCAGCGAGGAAGAGCGCCATCTGCATGAAGCGATCGCGCTTTACGAGAAACTGCTGGGCAGGCGGCCCCTCGGCTGGAACTGCCGTTCGCTGCCCAGCGTCAACACGCGCGATCTGCTCGTCGAGGAAGGCGGCTTCCTCTACCACTCCGATCCCTGCAACGACGACCTGCCCTATTTCCTCGACCATCGGGGCACGGAAATCCTGGTCGTGCCCTATTCCAAGACGCTCAATGACAGCCGTTATCTGGTGGCGCCCGGTTACAGCAATCCGCGCGATTTCGCCGAGGATTGCCGCTCGGCGATCGACTACATGCTCGACGAGGCGGACGGGACAGGCGGCCGCATGCTAACGATCGGCATCCATGCACGCTGGATGGGCCAGCCCAACCGGGCGTCCGGCCTGCGCGAGGTGATCGAGCATGTGAAGCAAAACCCGGCGGCCGCCTTTATGCGGCGCGAAGACATTGCTCGGTTCTGGCTGGACAATCATGCCGGCTTCGAGCGGCGCGGCTGA